The following proteins come from a genomic window of Canis lupus dingo isolate Sandy chromosome 20, ASM325472v2, whole genome shotgun sequence:
- the LOC118351720 gene encoding NADH dehydrogenase [ubiquinone] 1 beta subcomplex subunit 1-like — MNVIQIVGDHWVHILVPMGFVLGCYVDRKNDEKLTAFRNKSLLFRRELRPNEEVTWK; from the coding sequence ATGAACGTAATTCAGATTGTTGGTGACCATTGGGTACATATACTTGTGCCTATGGGGTTTGTCCTTGGATGTTACGTAGACAGAAAGAATGATGAAAAGCTAACTGCCTTCCGGAATAAAAGTTTGTTGTTTAGAAGGGAACTGAGACCCAATGAAGAAGTCACCTGGAAGTAA